One window of Candidatus Methylocalor cossyra genomic DNA carries:
- a CDS encoding glutamate synthase subunit beta: MGKPTGFMEIARQDRRYTLVADRTQHYREFVIPLSDEEVARQGARCMDCGIPYCHQGCPINNIIPDWNDLVYQDQWREALEVLHSTNNFPEFTGRVCPAPCEAACTLNLTDEPVTIKTIECAIIDKAWAMGWIKPQIPRQRTGKQVAIVGSGPAGLAAAQQLARVGHAVVVFEKADRIGGLLRYGIPDFKMEKHHIDRRIAQMQAEGVVFRPNWHIGKDIPAKRLVEEFDAVILAGGSEQPRDLKVPGRDLAGVHFAMEFLPQQNRRVAGDVVPEASSIQATGKHVVVIGGGDTGSDCIGTAIRQGAISVTQLEILPKPPEKEDKGVTWPNWPHKLRTSSSHEEGCERRWSVDTVALEGAQGRVTGLRCVEVEWSQEGGRWTMRRLPGSEFHLRADLVLLAMGFVHPVLDGMLQELGVVLDERCNVKANTLDYRTSVDKVFAAGDMRRGQSLVVWAIREGRQCARAVDEFLMGHSDLPR, encoded by the coding sequence ATGGGCAAGCCCACCGGATTCATGGAAATCGCACGCCAGGATCGGCGCTATACGCTGGTGGCGGACCGCACCCAGCACTATCGGGAGTTCGTGATTCCCCTCAGCGACGAGGAAGTGGCTCGACAAGGGGCGCGCTGCATGGACTGCGGGATCCCGTACTGCCATCAGGGCTGCCCGATCAACAACATCATCCCGGACTGGAACGACCTGGTCTACCAGGACCAGTGGCGGGAGGCCCTCGAGGTCCTGCACAGCACCAACAACTTCCCGGAGTTCACCGGTCGCGTCTGCCCCGCGCCCTGCGAGGCGGCCTGCACGCTCAACCTGACCGACGAACCGGTCACCATCAAGACCATCGAATGCGCCATCATCGACAAGGCCTGGGCGATGGGCTGGATCAAGCCGCAGATTCCCCGGCAGCGCACCGGGAAGCAGGTCGCCATCGTCGGTTCCGGTCCCGCGGGCTTGGCCGCTGCCCAGCAGCTGGCGCGGGTCGGCCATGCCGTGGTGGTGTTCGAGAAGGCCGACCGCATCGGCGGCTTGCTGCGCTATGGCATCCCCGACTTCAAGATGGAAAAACACCACATCGACCGCCGTATCGCCCAGATGCAGGCCGAAGGGGTGGTGTTCCGTCCTAACTGGCACATCGGCAAGGACATCCCGGCCAAGCGCTTGGTGGAGGAGTTTGACGCGGTGATCCTGGCCGGCGGTTCCGAGCAGCCCCGCGATCTCAAGGTACCGGGGCGCGACCTGGCCGGGGTGCACTTCGCCATGGAATTCCTTCCCCAACAGAACCGGCGTGTGGCGGGCGATGTGGTGCCCGAGGCCAGCAGTATCCAAGCCACCGGCAAGCATGTGGTGGTGATCGGCGGCGGCGACACCGGTTCCGACTGCATCGGCACCGCGATCCGTCAGGGGGCGATCTCCGTCACCCAGTTGGAGATCCTGCCCAAGCCCCCGGAAAAGGAGGACAAGGGCGTCACCTGGCCGAACTGGCCCCACAAACTCAGGACCTCCTCCTCCCACGAAGAGGGCTGCGAGCGGCGCTGGAGCGTCGACACCGTCGCCTTGGAGGGGGCGCAGGGTCGGGTCACGGGGTTGCGTTGCGTCGAAGTGGAGTGGAGTCAGGAGGGCGGGCGCTGGACCATGCGCCGGCTGCCCGGCAGCGAATTCCACCTGCGGGCGGATCTGGTGCTGCTGGCCATGGGTTTCGTCCATCCAGTGCTGGACGGCATGCTGCAGGAACTGGGCGTAGTGCTGGATGAGCGTTGCAACGTCAAGGCCAACACCTTGGACTACCGCACCTCGGTGGACAAGGTGTTCGCCGCCGGGGACATGCGCCGTGGGCAATCCCTGGTGGTGTGGGCGATCCGCGAAGGTCGCCAGTGCGCCCGGGCGGTGGACGAGTTCCTCATGGGGCACTCCGACCTGCCCCGCTGA
- the msrB gene encoding peptide-methionine (R)-S-oxide reductase MsrB, with the protein MAFDPKEFKKPSPEELRRRLTDEQFRVTQQQGTERAFHNAYWNNHREGIYVDVVSGEPLFSSTDKFDSGTGWPSFSKPLEPANLDYREDHALFMVRTEVRSRHGDSHLGHVFDDGPPPTGRRYCINSAALRFIPKENLEKEGYGAYLYLFEQDR; encoded by the coding sequence ATGGCCTTTGATCCCAAGGAATTCAAGAAACCGAGCCCCGAGGAACTGCGCCGACGACTGACCGACGAGCAATTCCGCGTCACCCAACAGCAAGGGACGGAACGGGCGTTTCACAACGCCTACTGGAACAACCATCGGGAAGGCATCTACGTGGATGTGGTTTCCGGTGAGCCTTTGTTCAGTTCCACCGACAAGTTCGATTCCGGCACCGGCTGGCCGAGCTTCAGCAAACCGCTCGAACCGGCCAATCTGGACTATCGGGAAGACCATGCCCTGTTCATGGTGCGCACCGAGGTGCGCAGCCGGCACGGGGATTCCCATCTCGGCCATGTGTTCGATGACGGCCCGCCGCCCACCGGCCGGCGCTATTGCATCAATTCCGCGGCGCTCCGCTTCATTCCCAAAGAAAACTTGGAGAAGGAAGGCTACGGCGCCTATCTGTACCTGTTCGAACAGGACCGCTAG
- a CDS encoding MFS transporter — translation MDAESRDSGPIVTNIPARLDRLPWSTWHWLVVFGLGITWLLDGLEVTLVGAVSAVLQQPGSLALTSSKIGFAATAYLTGAVAGALGFGYLTDRLGRKRLFTWTLVLYLGATLLTALAWDWPSFALFRFLTGAGIGGEYAAINSAIDELIPARVRGRTNLIINSGYWLGTALGAGASLVFLDPRVFAIDLGWRLGFGLGAGLGLIVLWLRQFIPESPRWLLTHGRPNEAERIVAAVEVKIAQEAGPLPPPRGGTLTLRYRGPIGFSTIAATLLRRYPRRTLLALILMVAQAFFYNAIFFTYALVLADYYGVPADAVGGYLVPFALGNFLGPLLLGQLFDTVGRRTMIAATYALSGLLLAVSGYLFSLGVLGPATQTAAWTLVFFFASSAASSAYLTASEIFPVESRAMALSLFFAVGTTVGGIGAPALFGVLIATGSRVALFQGYLLGAGLMVAAALAELILGVAAERKSLEEIAAPLSQDDPRSPGPVRRS, via the coding sequence ATGGACGCCGAGAGTCGGGACAGCGGGCCCATCGTCACCAATATCCCGGCGCGGTTGGACCGCCTGCCCTGGTCCACCTGGCACTGGCTGGTGGTCTTTGGGCTCGGCATTACCTGGCTCCTGGACGGCCTCGAAGTGACCTTGGTGGGAGCGGTGAGCGCCGTCTTGCAACAGCCGGGGAGCCTGGCCTTGACCAGCTCAAAGATCGGCTTTGCCGCCACTGCCTATCTCACCGGGGCGGTGGCGGGCGCGCTGGGGTTCGGCTACCTTACCGATCGACTGGGGCGGAAGCGGCTATTCACCTGGACTTTGGTGCTTTACCTGGGGGCGACCCTGCTGACTGCCCTGGCCTGGGATTGGCCGAGCTTCGCCCTATTCCGCTTCCTCACCGGGGCGGGGATCGGGGGCGAATACGCGGCCATCAACTCCGCCATCGACGAGCTGATCCCGGCCCGGGTCCGGGGGCGCACCAACCTGATCATCAACAGCGGCTATTGGCTGGGAACCGCCCTAGGCGCCGGCGCCTCGCTGGTTTTTCTCGACCCGCGGGTGTTTGCCATCGATCTCGGCTGGCGCTTGGGCTTTGGGCTCGGCGCTGGGCTCGGGCTGATCGTCCTGTGGCTCCGGCAGTTCATTCCGGAGAGCCCGCGCTGGCTCTTGACCCACGGTCGGCCGAACGAGGCCGAGCGCATCGTCGCCGCCGTGGAAGTGAAGATCGCCCAGGAGGCCGGGCCGTTACCCCCGCCGCGGGGCGGCACCTTGACCCTGCGCTACCGGGGCCCCATCGGCTTTAGCACCATCGCCGCGACCCTGCTCCGGCGCTATCCCCGCCGGACTTTGCTGGCCTTGATCCTGATGGTGGCCCAGGCGTTCTTCTACAACGCCATTTTTTTCACCTATGCCCTGGTGCTGGCCGACTACTACGGGGTACCGGCGGACGCGGTGGGCGGCTACCTGGTGCCGTTCGCCCTGGGCAACTTCCTAGGGCCCTTGCTGCTGGGCCAGCTGTTCGACACGGTCGGGCGCAGGACCATGATCGCCGCCACCTATGCGCTGTCGGGCTTGCTGCTGGCAGTGAGCGGCTATCTCTTCAGCCTGGGCGTTTTGGGCCCCGCCACCCAGACCGCCGCCTGGACCTTGGTGTTCTTCTTCGCCTCCTCGGCCGCCAGTTCCGCCTATCTCACCGCCAGCGAAATCTTCCCGGTGGAATCCCGGGCCATGGCGCTGTCCTTGTTCTTTGCCGTGGGGACCACCGTGGGCGGCATCGGCGCACCGGCCCTGTTCGGGGTCCTCATCGCCACCGGCTCGCGGGTGGCACTGTTCCAGGGCTACTTGCTCGGCGCCGGGTTGATGGTGGCGGCGGCCCTGGCAGAGCTGATCCTGGGGGTCGCGGCGGAGCGCAAGTCCCTCGAGGAGATCGCCGCTCCCCTTTCCCAGGACGACCCGCGCTCGCCTGGCCCGGTGCGCAGAAGCTAA
- the gltB gene encoding glutamate synthase large subunit, with translation MSYNAIPAKQGLYDPRNEHDACGVGFIAHIKGRKSHDIICQGLEILKNITHRGAVGADPLAGDGAGILVQIPDAFLRAECEGHGIVLPAAGDYGVGMIFLPQNPEHRAACEKAIEDYILAEGQRLLGWRDVPVDDSGLGASVKAIEPVIRQVFIGRSGPCQDQDAFERKLFVIRKQIENRLRALDPGKMFYIPSFSSRTLVYKGMLLADQVGVFYRDLQDPRLVSALALVHQRFSTNTFPAWDLAHPFRMIAHNGEINTLRGNINWMAARRHSMSSELLGEDIHKIWPLIAEGQSDSACFDNALELLVMGGYPLVHAMMLLIPEAWAGNPLMDEKRRAFYEYYSALMEPWDGPAAVAFTDGRQIGATLDRNGLRPARYLITDDDYVVMASEMGVLAIPEHKIIKKWRLQPGKMFLIDLEQGRIIDDAEIKAQLAEQAPYQQWLNETQIQLEKLPPEIAAMPPDSQTLLDRQQAFGYTQEDIKFVLKPMALSGQEPVGSMGTDAALAVLSARPRLLYDYFKQAFAQVTNPAIDPIREELVMSLVSHIGPRPNLLGLNHGGTHKRLEVHQPILTNQDLEKIRRIEARTGGAFKTCTLSFCYPAEAGAQGMEPALKSLCARAEQAVREGNNILVLSDRGIDADHVAIPALLATSAVHNHLTRTGYRTQVGLVVETGEAREVHHFALLAGYGAEAINPYLAFDTLSDLCGSLPERLSEDEIHRRYIKAIGKALLKIMSKMGISTYQSYCGAQVFNAVGLSEEFLNEYFTGTTCTTGGAGLPEIAEETVRRHRLAFGDAPLYRNALDVGGEYAFRVRGEDHVWTPETISRLQHATRANSVEQYRAYARAINEQSERLLTLRGLLEFKFDREPVPLEEVEPASEIVKRFATGAMSFGSISYEAHTTLAIAMNRIGGKSNTGEGGELPERFKPLPNGDSLRSAIKQVASGRFGVTTEYLVNADDLQIKIAQGAKPGEGGQLPGHKVDAVIAKVRHSTPGVGLISPPPHHDIYSIEDLKQLIHDLKNVNPKARISVKLVSEVGVGTIAAGVAKAHADHVTIAGYDGGTGASPITSIKHAGLPWEIGLAETHQTLVLNRLRGRIAVQADGGMRTGRDVVIAALLGADEMGFATAPLIVTGCIMMRKCHLNTCPVGVATQDPELRKRFTGQPEHVVNYFFFVAEEVREWMAKLGYRRFDEMIGQSDRLDMRKAITHWKASKIDLSRLLHKPEAAPGVAIYNCESQDHGLDQALDRQLIEMAQPALEARKPVFIDIGVRNFNRAVGAMLSGEVAKRYGHAGLPDDTIYIRMKGTAGQSFGAFLAAGVTLELEGEANDYVGKGLSGGRIIIYPPAESPIVPEENIIVGNTVLYGAISGECYFRGVAGERFAVRNSGAIAVVEGVGDHGCEYMTGGVVVVLAETGRNFAAGMSGGVAYVLDEAGDFERRCNLAMVELEPVPAEDTALERLDHQGGDLETHGRVDILHDMTRHDEQRLRTLITQHYRYTGSLKAKRILDRWREYLPRFVKVMPVDYRQALEKIRQSKAEAEAVQH, from the coding sequence ATGAGTTACAACGCCATCCCCGCCAAGCAGGGTCTTTACGATCCCCGTAACGAGCACGACGCCTGTGGCGTGGGTTTCATTGCTCACATCAAGGGTCGCAAAAGCCACGACATTATCTGCCAGGGTCTTGAGATTCTGAAGAATATCACGCATCGCGGCGCGGTGGGGGCAGACCCCCTGGCCGGGGATGGGGCTGGCATTCTGGTACAGATCCCCGATGCGTTCCTACGGGCGGAATGCGAAGGGCACGGGATTGTCTTGCCGGCCGCTGGCGATTACGGGGTCGGCATGATTTTCCTGCCCCAGAACCCGGAACACCGCGCCGCCTGCGAAAAGGCCATCGAGGATTATATCCTGGCCGAAGGGCAACGGCTCCTCGGCTGGCGCGACGTGCCGGTGGATGACTCCGGGCTCGGCGCCTCGGTCAAAGCCATTGAGCCGGTGATCCGCCAGGTGTTCATCGGCCGCTCGGGGCCCTGCCAGGATCAGGACGCCTTCGAGCGCAAGCTGTTCGTCATCCGCAAGCAGATCGAGAACCGGCTCCGGGCCCTCGACCCGGGCAAGATGTTCTACATCCCTTCGTTCTCGTCGCGCACCCTGGTTTATAAGGGCATGCTGCTGGCCGACCAGGTCGGTGTTTTCTACCGGGATCTCCAGGATCCGCGGCTGGTGTCGGCCCTAGCCCTGGTACACCAGCGCTTCTCCACCAACACCTTTCCCGCCTGGGACCTGGCCCATCCCTTCCGGATGATCGCCCACAACGGCGAAATCAACACCCTGCGCGGCAATATCAACTGGATGGCGGCGCGCCGCCATTCCATGTCCTCGGAGCTGTTGGGCGAGGACATCCACAAGATCTGGCCTCTCATCGCCGAGGGCCAGTCCGACTCGGCCTGTTTCGACAATGCCCTGGAGCTCCTGGTCATGGGCGGCTATCCCTTAGTCCATGCCATGATGCTGCTGATCCCGGAAGCCTGGGCCGGCAATCCCCTGATGGACGAAAAGCGGCGGGCGTTTTACGAATATTACTCGGCCCTGATGGAGCCCTGGGACGGTCCCGCCGCGGTGGCCTTCACCGATGGCCGCCAGATCGGCGCCACCCTGGACCGCAACGGCCTGCGCCCGGCACGCTACCTCATCACCGACGACGACTATGTGGTGATGGCCTCGGAAATGGGGGTACTGGCCATTCCCGAGCACAAGATCATCAAGAAGTGGCGTCTGCAGCCGGGCAAGATGTTCCTCATCGACCTGGAACAGGGACGCATCATCGACGATGCCGAGATCAAGGCGCAGTTAGCCGAGCAGGCGCCCTACCAGCAATGGCTGAACGAAACCCAGATCCAGCTGGAAAAGCTGCCCCCCGAGATCGCCGCCATGCCGCCGGATTCGCAGACGCTCCTGGACCGGCAGCAGGCCTTCGGCTATACCCAGGAGGACATCAAGTTCGTCCTGAAGCCGATGGCCCTGAGCGGCCAAGAGCCGGTGGGCTCGATGGGCACCGACGCCGCCTTGGCGGTTCTGTCGGCCCGTCCCCGGCTGCTGTACGACTACTTCAAGCAAGCCTTCGCCCAAGTGACCAATCCCGCCATCGACCCGATCCGCGAGGAGCTGGTCATGTCATTGGTGTCCCACATCGGGCCCCGCCCCAACCTGCTGGGGCTGAACCACGGCGGTACCCACAAGCGCCTGGAGGTGCACCAGCCTATCCTCACCAACCAGGACCTGGAGAAAATCCGCCGTATCGAGGCCCGGACCGGGGGGGCGTTCAAGACCTGCACCCTCAGCTTCTGCTACCCGGCCGAGGCCGGCGCCCAGGGCATGGAGCCCGCCCTGAAGAGCTTGTGCGCCCGGGCCGAGCAAGCGGTGCGCGAGGGCAACAACATCCTGGTGCTGTCCGACCGCGGCATCGATGCCGACCACGTCGCCATCCCGGCGCTATTGGCCACCTCCGCGGTCCATAACCATCTGACCCGCACCGGGTATCGGACCCAGGTGGGGTTGGTGGTGGAAACCGGCGAGGCCCGCGAGGTGCACCACTTCGCCCTGCTGGCGGGGTACGGCGCCGAGGCCATCAATCCCTACCTGGCCTTCGACACGCTGTCCGATCTGTGTGGCAGCTTACCCGAACGCCTCAGCGAGGATGAAATCCACAGGCGCTACATCAAGGCCATCGGCAAGGCGCTGCTGAAGATCATGTCCAAGATGGGCATTTCCACCTACCAGTCCTATTGCGGCGCCCAGGTCTTCAACGCGGTGGGCCTGAGCGAGGAGTTCCTCAACGAATACTTCACCGGTACCACCTGCACCACCGGCGGCGCCGGGCTCCCGGAGATTGCCGAGGAAACCGTGCGTCGCCACCGCCTGGCCTTCGGCGACGCGCCCCTGTACCGGAACGCCCTGGACGTCGGGGGCGAATATGCGTTCCGGGTGCGTGGCGAGGATCATGTGTGGACGCCGGAGACCATCTCCAGGCTGCAACACGCCACCCGGGCCAACAGCGTCGAGCAATACCGGGCCTATGCCCGCGCCATCAACGAGCAGAGCGAGCGCCTCTTGACCCTGCGCGGGCTCCTGGAGTTCAAGTTCGACCGGGAGCCGGTGCCGCTAGAGGAGGTGGAACCGGCCAGCGAGATCGTCAAGCGCTTCGCCACCGGGGCCATGTCGTTCGGCTCCATCTCCTACGAGGCCCATACCACCCTGGCCATCGCCATGAACCGCATCGGCGGCAAGTCCAACACCGGCGAGGGCGGCGAGCTGCCGGAGCGGTTCAAGCCGCTGCCCAACGGCGATTCCCTGCGCTCGGCCATCAAGCAGGTGGCATCGGGCCGGTTCGGGGTGACCACCGAGTACCTGGTCAACGCCGACGACCTGCAGATCAAGATCGCCCAGGGTGCCAAGCCCGGCGAGGGCGGCCAGTTGCCGGGCCACAAGGTGGATGCAGTGATCGCCAAGGTGCGCCATTCCACCCCCGGGGTCGGCCTGATCTCGCCCCCGCCGCACCATGACATCTATTCCATCGAGGACCTGAAGCAGCTCATCCACGACCTCAAGAACGTCAACCCGAAGGCGCGGATCAGCGTCAAACTGGTGTCCGAGGTGGGGGTCGGCACCATCGCCGCGGGCGTCGCCAAGGCCCACGCCGACCACGTCACCATCGCCGGCTATGACGGCGGCACCGGTGCCAGCCCGATCACCTCCATCAAGCACGCCGGGCTGCCCTGGGAGATCGGCCTTGCCGAAACCCATCAGACCCTGGTGCTGAACAGGCTGCGCGGCCGCATCGCGGTCCAGGCCGATGGCGGGATGCGCACGGGCCGCGACGTGGTGATCGCGGCCCTGCTCGGGGCCGATGAGATGGGTTTTGCCACGGCGCCCTTGATCGTCACCGGCTGCATCATGATGCGCAAATGCCACCTTAACACCTGCCCGGTGGGGGTTGCCACCCAGGATCCGGAGCTCCGCAAACGCTTTACCGGGCAACCGGAGCATGTGGTCAATTATTTCTTTTTCGTGGCCGAGGAAGTGCGCGAATGGATGGCCAAGCTGGGCTACCGCCGCTTCGACGAGATGATCGGGCAATCCGACCGGCTCGACATGCGCAAGGCCATCACCCATTGGAAAGCCTCCAAGATCGATCTGTCGCGCCTTTTACACAAACCCGAAGCGGCCCCGGGCGTCGCCATCTACAATTGCGAAAGCCAGGACCACGGCCTTGACCAAGCCCTGGACCGGCAGCTGATCGAAATGGCCCAACCGGCCTTGGAGGCGCGTAAGCCGGTGTTCATCGACATCGGGGTGCGCAATTTCAATCGCGCGGTCGGCGCCATGCTGTCCGGCGAGGTGGCGAAGCGCTACGGCCACGCTGGACTGCCGGACGACACCATCTATATCCGCATGAAGGGCACGGCGGGACAGAGCTTCGGCGCCTTCCTGGCGGCGGGGGTCACCCTGGAGTTGGAAGGGGAGGCCAATGACTATGTGGGCAAGGGCTTGTCCGGCGGCCGCATCATCATCTATCCCCCGGCCGAGTCGCCCATCGTGCCGGAAGAAAATATCATCGTCGGCAACACCGTCCTGTACGGGGCGATCAGCGGCGAGTGTTATTTCCGCGGGGTGGCCGGGGAGCGCTTCGCGGTGCGCAATTCCGGCGCCATCGCCGTGGTGGAAGGGGTAGGCGACCATGGCTGCGAATACATGACCGGCGGGGTGGTGGTGGTGCTCGCGGAAACGGGGCGCAATTTTGCCGCCGGCATGTCCGGCGGGGTCGCCTACGTCCTGGACGAAGCCGGCGATTTCGAGCGCCGCTGCAATCTGGCCATGGTGGAGCTGGAGCCGGTCCCGGCAGAGGATACCGCCCTCGAGCGGCTCGACCACCAGGGCGGTGACCTGGAGACCCATGGCCGGGTGGACATCCTGCACGACATGACCCGGCACGACGAGCAGCGCCTGCGCACCCTGATCACCCAGCATTATCGCTACACTGGCAGCCTCAAGGCCAAGCGCATCCTCGACCGGTGGCGCGAGTACCTGCCGCGGTTCGTCAAGGTGATGCCGGTGGATTATCGGCAAGCCTTGGAAAAGATCCGGCAATCCAAGGCCGAGGCGGAAGCGGTCCAGCACTGA
- a CDS encoding hemerythrin domain-containing protein has product MHRLLQDLHRDHGNLERVLCLLERQLHLIRAGEHADLFMLCEVVDYVQNYPDRIHHPREDLVYAVFRERNPGHGALVERLLEEHRTLLASTAELKASLDQWQSDSPLPRELVVARISNYLRLQREHLQREEREIYGLLAEGLEDADWERIEASMPPGTDPLFGDPSRRRYETLYGAASHCA; this is encoded by the coding sequence ATGCATCGGCTTCTCCAAGACCTACACCGGGACCACGGCAACCTGGAGCGGGTGTTGTGCCTGTTGGAGCGGCAACTCCATCTGATCCGAGCCGGCGAGCACGCCGACCTGTTTATGCTCTGCGAGGTGGTCGACTACGTGCAGAACTATCCCGACCGCATCCACCACCCCCGGGAGGATCTGGTGTATGCCGTGTTCCGGGAGCGTAACCCAGGCCATGGGGCCCTGGTGGAGCGGCTACTCGAGGAGCATCGCACCCTCCTCGCCAGCACCGCCGAGCTCAAGGCGTCCCTAGATCAATGGCAGAGCGACTCGCCGCTACCGCGAGAACTGGTGGTGGCACGGATCAGCAACTATCTCCGTCTGCAGCGGGAGCATCTACAGCGGGAGGAGAGGGAGATCTACGGCCTGTTGGCGGAAGGGCTGGAGGATGCCGACTGGGAACGGATCGAAGCCTCCATGCCGCCGGGCACCGACCCGTTGTTCGGTGACCCGTCGCGCCGCCGCTACGAAACCCTGTACGGCGCGGCCAGCCATTGCGCCTGA
- a CDS encoding diguanylate cyclase domain-containing protein, which yields MNDIAVTEYAPIRLLLVDVDPIDRLACGRALEPFGPQFQLVEADTAEQGLALARRETFDCLIVDHCPPAFHGLEFLAELMEDRDMPVLLVGGNDPAAAMQAVRLGALDYLVKDAARETWTWVPTRVVRALREHRALRERREVLARLRTVEAQYRHLVEQLPAITYIASLEQPGRLLYVSPQAARLGYTPEAWLADPQGLLPYVHPQDRDRLLEQVTQTYGHLTPLSCEYRLVKRDGQVLWVRDQASVVRDEEGKALFLQGTLLDISECKALGRELARYRGQREDGAVRGQQVHAVPAADPGPVTGDTRYRQLLEAAGDGILGVDALGRCTFANRAALQLLGCGDEDLAGRRLLARIGDTVELRSDQDGPLARTLRDGVQSRFTDTVRYPDGRVAVVEFSAYPTHTEDGVNGAVLVLRDISETSALVEQLSYQASHDPLTGLLNRAEFERRLERVLSASRHHDAEQHTLCFLDLDRFKAVNDTLGHAAGDQLLQSLGLLFASRLRQSDLLARLGGDEFGLLLEHCPLEQARLIAEQLCEAARSFRFPWAGGDCSVGVSIGLVPLDRGSDVSTALHAADTACYIAKKLGGDRAHALDTRERPQPLPEAPAGQPWPPFRDAPAPPRWLTGAWLPAKA from the coding sequence ATGAACGATATCGCCGTCACTGAGTACGCGCCCATCCGTCTATTGCTGGTGGATGTCGACCCGATTGACCGCCTGGCCTGCGGGCGCGCGCTGGAGCCCTTCGGCCCGCAATTCCAGCTGGTCGAAGCCGACACCGCCGAACAGGGACTGGCCCTGGCGCGGCGCGAAACCTTTGATTGCCTCATAGTCGACCACTGTCCGCCGGCGTTCCACGGCCTAGAGTTCCTGGCCGAGTTGATGGAAGACCGGGACATGCCAGTACTGCTGGTGGGTGGGAACGACCCGGCGGCCGCCATGCAGGCGGTCAGGCTGGGTGCCCTGGATTATCTGGTCAAGGATGCCGCCCGCGAGACCTGGACCTGGGTGCCGACCCGGGTGGTCCGGGCGCTGCGGGAGCACCGGGCGTTACGGGAACGGCGGGAAGTCCTCGCCCGGCTGCGCACCGTGGAGGCCCAATACCGTCACCTGGTGGAGCAGCTTCCCGCGATCACGTACATCGCCTCCCTCGAGCAGCCGGGTCGGTTGCTGTATGTGAGCCCGCAGGCGGCCCGCCTGGGCTACACGCCGGAAGCCTGGCTGGCCGATCCCCAGGGCCTGCTGCCCTACGTCCATCCCCAGGATCGGGACCGGCTGCTCGAACAGGTCACCCAGACCTATGGCCATCTGACCCCGCTCAGCTGCGAGTATCGCCTGGTCAAGCGGGACGGCCAGGTCCTATGGGTGCGGGATCAAGCCAGCGTGGTGCGGGACGAGGAGGGCAAGGCCCTGTTCCTCCAAGGCACCTTGCTGGACATCAGCGAATGCAAGGCACTCGGCCGCGAGCTGGCCCGTTACCGGGGACAGCGGGAGGACGGGGCGGTGCGGGGGCAACAGGTGCACGCCGTTCCGGCGGCCGATCCCGGGCCGGTGACCGGTGATACCCGCTACCGGCAGTTACTGGAGGCGGCCGGCGACGGCATCCTGGGCGTCGACGCCCTCGGCCGCTGCACCTTCGCCAACCGGGCGGCCCTGCAGCTGCTCGGTTGCGGGGACGAGGACTTGGCGGGCCGTCGCTTGCTGGCGCGGATCGGCGATACTGTCGAGCTCCGCTCGGACCAGGACGGTCCCTTGGCCCGGACCCTGCGCGACGGGGTTCAGAGCCGGTTCACCGACACGGTACGGTATCCGGATGGCCGGGTGGCGGTGGTGGAATTTTCCGCCTACCCCACCCACACCGAGGACGGTGTTAACGGCGCGGTGTTGGTGCTGCGGGACATCAGCGAAACCTCCGCCCTGGTGGAGCAGCTCTCCTATCAAGCCAGCCACGACCCCCTCACCGGCCTGCTCAACCGGGCCGAATTCGAGCGGCGTCTGGAGAGGGTCCTGAGCGCCTCCCGGCACCACGACGCCGAGCAGCACACCCTATGCTTCCTGGATCTGGACCGCTTCAAGGCGGTGAACGATACCTTAGGACATGCCGCCGGCGACCAGCTGCTGCAGTCCTTGGGCCTCTTGTTCGCCAGCCGCCTGCGCCAGAGCGATCTTTTGGCCCGCTTGGGCGGCGACGAGTTCGGCCTGCTGCTGGAACATTGCCCCCTGGAGCAAGCCCGTCTGATCGCCGAGCAATTGTGCGAAGCCGCCCGCAGCTTCCGTTTTCCCTGGGCTGGCGGGGATTGCTCGGTGGGGGTGAGCATCGGGCTGGTGCCCCTCGACCGGGGCAGCGATGTATCCACCGCGCTGCACGCCGCCGACACCGCCTGTTATATCGCCAAGAAGCTGGGCGGCGACCGGGCCCACGCCCTGGATACCCGCGAGCGCCCGCAGCCGCTACCCGAGGCGCCGGCCGGACAGCCGTGGCCGCCGTTCCGGGATGCCCCCGCCCCGCCGCGCTGGCTCACCGGCGCTTGGTTGCCGGCCAAGGCCTGA